One genomic region from Planctomycetia bacterium encodes:
- a CDS encoding amino acid ABC transporter ATP-binding protein: MRLSIHGLVQRFPRPDGGQATVLDRLDLETGPIRTLVLVGPSGGGKSTLLRILAGLDVPVAGGVSFDGVPLPRDERGLGGYRRTVGTVFQAFNLFPHLTAMDNLLLPLVRVHGLSPAAAAERVREPLRRFGLEEHAGKRPAELSGGQRQRIAILRALVVRPQRLFLDEPTSALDPEMATEVLAMIGELREGGTQFVLVTHEMDFARRAADEVAFIADGRVLAHAPSDDFFDRPAAPRVRAFLRREPLS; encoded by the coding sequence ATGCGACTCTCCATCCACGGCCTCGTGCAGCGGTTCCCCCGGCCCGACGGCGGCCAGGCCACCGTGCTCGACCGGCTCGACCTCGAGACCGGCCCGATCCGCACGCTTGTCCTCGTCGGCCCCTCGGGTGGCGGAAAGTCGACGCTCCTGCGGATTCTCGCCGGGCTCGACGTGCCCGTGGCGGGGGGCGTTTCCTTCGACGGCGTGCCGCTGCCCCGCGACGAGCGGGGGCTGGGCGGTTATCGGCGCACCGTGGGCACGGTTTTTCAAGCATTCAACCTGTTTCCGCATCTCACCGCCATGGACAATCTTCTGCTTCCCCTGGTCCGAGTGCACGGGCTGTCGCCTGCCGCCGCCGCCGAGCGGGTGCGGGAACCGCTGCGCCGGTTCGGGCTCGAGGAACACGCCGGCAAGCGGCCGGCCGAACTCTCCGGCGGGCAGCGGCAGCGGATCGCGATCCTGCGGGCACTGGTCGTCCGCCCGCAGCGGCTGTTTCTCGACGAGCCGACGTCGGCACTCGATCCGGAGATGGCGACCGAGGTGCTGGCGATGATCGGCGAACTGCGGGAGGGCGGCACGCAATTCGTGCTCGTGACCCACGAGATGGACTTTGCCCGCCGGGCCGCCGACGAAGTGGCGTTCATCGCCGACGGCCGCGTCCTCGCCCACGCTCCGAGCGACGACTTTTTCGACCGCCCCGCCGCGCCGCGCGTCCGGGCCTTCCTGCGCCGGGAGCCGCTGTCATGA
- a CDS encoding amino acid ABC transporter permease yields the protein MPRWLAFTIVVAALGGAVALAAARVDVAWNWSGVWEYREKLFHGWLMTVALSLAALVVSTLVGSLAAALLRSGRPLPAAAARVYVELIRGTPLLVQLLLGFYFVGTAIGLHNRYVAGVLLLSLFSGAYMAEIFRAGIDAIPRTQIDSGRAIGLSPWQIQRFVVLPQAVRIVLPAVAGQFVSLVKDSSLLSVLSIAEFTLAAQEVNSFTYATLETYLPLAVGYLILTLPLAAVSRWLERRLRYEVA from the coding sequence ATGCCCCGCTGGCTCGCCTTCACGATCGTCGTCGCAGCGCTTGGCGGCGCCGTCGCCCTGGCGGCAGCCCGGGTCGACGTCGCCTGGAACTGGTCGGGGGTGTGGGAGTACCGGGAGAAACTTTTTCACGGCTGGCTGATGACGGTGGCGTTGAGCCTCGCCGCGCTCGTCGTCAGCACGCTCGTCGGCAGCCTCGCCGCCGCCCTGCTCCGCTCCGGACGCCCGCTCCCCGCGGCCGCGGCCCGGGTGTACGTCGAATTGATCCGCGGCACGCCGCTGCTCGTCCAACTGCTCCTCGGCTTCTACTTCGTCGGCACGGCCATCGGCCTCCACAACCGCTACGTCGCCGGCGTTCTCCTGCTCTCGCTGTTCAGCGGTGCCTACATGGCTGAGATCTTCCGCGCCGGCATCGATGCCATTCCGCGGACCCAGATCGACAGCGGCCGGGCGATCGGCCTCTCGCCCTGGCAGATCCAGCGGTTCGTCGTCCTCCCGCAGGCGGTGCGGATCGTGCTGCCGGCCGTTGCCGGCCAGTTCGTCTCGCTCGTCAAGGACTCGTCGCTACTCTCCGTGCTCTCGATCGCCGAGTTCACGCTCGCCGCCCAGGAGGTCAACTCCTTCACCTACGCGACGCTGGAGACCTACCTGCCGCTGGCCGTCGGCTATCTGATCCTCACGCTCCCGCTGGCCGCGGTCTCGCGCTGGCTGGAACGTCGCCTGCGCTACGAGGTCGCCTGA